In Metopolophium dirhodum isolate CAU chromosome 5, ASM1992520v1, whole genome shotgun sequence, the sequence ACAAGTAGATAGTAATTCGGCACaatctagataaattatttaaaaatgtatttatatatatattatgtatttaaatgtattgtttgtcACAAGTGCAGGTTTACCGGAGAATAGTGATTTATAATCAAATACACTTCAGAGCCGTTTTATGGCGttcgaaaaacgattcagaAGTAAAGAaccattggaaaaaaaaaatatatatattatattatggagcactaggcatattatttttttgtgtgggGACCACGGGgcttatataggtaaatagacGCCggtttaagtatattatattcaacggtgataataattattgttgtaattatggttgttgttgttgttgttgcgcCGAGGGTATTGCCTCCACCCATTATTTGGACGCCACCTCCACATGGACTCTGGGTGATACCAGTAACCCTCGCCGCGATGGTACGTCCACCCGTAGTTTTCGCCAAATTGCCTGTCACCGGGCGATGGCCGTGACGGTCTTGGATACGACCGGTATCTATTACGGTAGCCCTCTATGTCGTCACGAGCGCAAGACACTTGATGCAAGaccaaaagtacaaaaattatCT encodes:
- the LOC132945884 gene encoding uncharacterized protein LOC132945884 — its product is MKRIIIFSIIFVLLVLHQVSCARDDIEGYRNRYRSYPRPSRPSPGDRQFGENYGWTYHRGEGYWYHPESMWRWRPNNGWRQYPRRNNNNNNHNYNNNYYHR